From a single Paenibacillus sp. FSL R5-0345 genomic region:
- the murQ gene encoding N-acetylmuramic acid 6-phosphate etherase, which translates to MNDYLAGLTTEAVNPDTLMIDECTTEEMIQLMNQQDALVPRAIAEEIPQIAKAVDILHHRLSNGGRMFYIGAGSSGRLGVLDASECPPTFGTDPSLVQGYIAGGDIALRTAVEGCEDDMDEGIALIESIGVTNKDVLIGISASGSANYVIAALAKAKELGAATIGVCNNRGSKFEPIVDVCITPVVGPEVISGSTRLKAGTAQKLVLNMLTTCTMVKLGKTYNNLMVDLKASNFKLVDRSIRIIMNTTGVDTSTAAETLEKASMNCKLAIMMIKSGLDAKEAEQVLNTNGGRLKQAIASLV; encoded by the coding sequence ATGAATGACTACCTTGCGGGATTGACAACAGAGGCTGTGAATCCAGACACATTAATGATTGATGAATGTACTACGGAAGAAATGATCCAGTTAATGAATCAACAAGATGCACTGGTCCCCAGAGCTATAGCTGAGGAGATTCCGCAGATTGCAAAGGCGGTAGATATTCTACATCATAGGTTGTCTAATGGTGGAAGAATGTTTTACATAGGAGCTGGCTCATCAGGAAGATTAGGTGTTCTGGATGCTTCCGAATGTCCTCCTACCTTTGGTACAGATCCTTCCTTGGTGCAGGGCTATATTGCTGGTGGTGATATTGCTTTGCGTACTGCGGTTGAAGGCTGTGAAGACGATATGGATGAAGGGATCGCATTAATCGAAAGCATTGGTGTAACAAACAAAGATGTACTTATTGGGATTTCGGCAAGCGGTAGTGCAAACTACGTTATTGCAGCTTTAGCGAAAGCAAAGGAACTTGGAGCAGCCACTATCGGTGTTTGTAACAACAGAGGCTCAAAGTTCGAACCCATTGTAGATGTTTGTATAACACCTGTTGTAGGACCTGAGGTCATTAGCGGTTCGACTCGATTAAAGGCAGGAACTGCTCAGAAGTTGGTGCTTAATATGCTGACAACATGCACAATGGTCAAGTTAGGAAAAACGTACAACAACTTGATGGTTGATCTGAAGGCTAGTAATTTTAAGCTCGTAGATCGCTCGATTCGTATCATCATGAACACGACTGGTGTAGATACATCAACCGCCGCAGAAACACTTGAAAAAGCATCTATGAACTGTAAGCTGGCAATTATGATGATTAAATCGGGGTTAGATGCAAAAGAAGCAGAACAAGTACTTAACACAAACGGAGGACGCTTGAAACAGGCAATCGCATCATTGGTTTAG
- a CDS encoding MurR/RpiR family transcriptional regulator: protein MSLNDNVLIKIRDMRESFTPVERLVGDYILENTEEIPHLSIKELAQSSKTSDASVLRFCKTMGYSGYRNFIVSISASLGSRDEDSKAQYTDIQPGDDLSTIISNISLNNCKSIEDTLSVIDRKEITRAVELLCHSKRIVFFGIGASGLVCMDGEQKFSRINKMCHAYTDGHSQLTAATLLEKDDVAIFISNSGATSDIIDALEIAQKNRAKCIAITKYNKSELAERADIVLSISTPEITIRSGAMGSRIAMLTIIDILFAGVASAEYEEVKTYLTKTHNILKKKLRN from the coding sequence ATGAGTCTAAATGACAACGTATTAATTAAAATTCGTGATATGCGAGAGAGTTTTACACCAGTTGAACGATTGGTCGGAGATTACATTTTAGAAAATACGGAAGAGATCCCTCATTTGTCGATTAAGGAATTGGCTCAATCGAGTAAGACAAGCGATGCATCTGTCCTTCGTTTCTGTAAGACGATGGGTTACAGCGGATACCGCAATTTTATTGTGAGTATATCGGCATCTTTGGGTTCTCGTGATGAGGATTCAAAGGCTCAATATACAGATATTCAGCCAGGTGATGATCTCTCGACAATTATATCAAATATTTCATTGAATAATTGCAAGTCCATTGAGGATACGCTTAGTGTTATTGATCGAAAAGAAATTACAAGAGCTGTAGAATTACTATGTCATAGTAAGCGAATTGTTTTCTTTGGAATAGGTGCTTCGGGACTCGTTTGTATGGATGGGGAACAGAAGTTCTCGCGAATTAATAAGATGTGTCATGCCTATACAGATGGTCATAGTCAGCTCACGGCAGCAACTTTACTTGAGAAAGATGATGTTGCCATTTTCATTTCTAACTCTGGAGCAACTAGTGATATTATTGATGCACTGGAAATTGCCCAAAAGAATAGAGCGAAATGTATTGCGATTACGAAGTACAATAAAAGTGAGCTTGCGGAGCGGGCGGATATTGTACTGAGCATATCCACACCTGAAATAACAATCCGCAGTGGGGCTATGGGCTCGCGTATTGCGATGCTTACGATCATCGACATATTATTTGCTGGTGTGGCAAGTGCAGAATATGAAGAAGTAAAAACCTACTTAACAAAAACGCATAATATATTAAAGAAAAAACTTAGAAATTAG
- a CDS encoding MMPL family transporter, with product MISMNLNKDKQVELTLNGSDLPGVQADLTGTTATNVDLQNISQDDFVRTAVIMLVGIIIVLIVITRSVSSSLFIIAFLVLVYLLLLESVKS from the coding sequence ATGATAAGTATGAATCTAAACAAGGACAAGCAAGTAGAGCTTACGTTAAATGGCAGCGATTTGCCAGGGGTGCAAGCAGACTTAACAGGAACAACAGCAACCAATGTTGATTTGCAGAATATTTCACAGGATGACTTTGTACGTACAGCCGTGATTATGCTGGTCGGAATCATAATTGTGCTAATAGTCATTACGCGCTCTGTGTCCAGTTCTCTGTTCATTATTGCTTTCTTGGTGCTAGTGTACTTACTTCTTTTGGAATCAGTGAAATCTTGA
- a CDS encoding response regulator transcription factor gives MASHKWVLIIDDEDDLARLMKAVLHKEGIPDVVTAGTVAEGWDKFQEYNPELILLDIMLPDGEGYDLCRKIRETSNAPILFMSAKDEEINKLLGLAIGGDDYITKPFSPKEVAYRVKAQLRRAGFTEEKKAPKSLQVGPFELSANETELKKNGELLVLTAKEVGLMSCFMHHPNQIISKETLFEQVWGEDFFGSDNTVMVHIRRLREKIEVDPSKPAFILTVKGLGYKLHTKG, from the coding sequence ATGGCAAGTCATAAATGGGTATTAATCATAGACGATGAAGATGATTTAGCGCGTCTAATGAAGGCAGTTTTACATAAAGAAGGTATTCCGGACGTTGTAACTGCCGGGACAGTTGCAGAGGGATGGGACAAGTTCCAGGAGTATAATCCTGAACTAATCTTGCTAGATATTATGCTGCCAGATGGAGAAGGCTATGACTTATGCAGAAAAATTCGGGAAACATCAAATGCACCGATCTTATTTATGTCCGCAAAGGACGAGGAAATTAACAAGCTTTTAGGGCTGGCGATAGGTGGCGATGATTATATTACTAAACCATTCAGTCCAAAAGAAGTCGCTTATCGGGTAAAGGCACAACTAAGAAGAGCTGGCTTTACAGAGGAAAAAAAGGCTCCGAAAAGCTTGCAGGTTGGCCCTTTTGAGCTTAGTGCCAATGAGACAGAATTAAAAAAGAATGGCGAACTCCTTGTGCTTACCGCCAAAGAAGTCGGTTTAATGAGCTGTTTTATGCATCATCCGAATCAGATCATAAGTAAAGAGACCTTGTTTGAACAGGTATGGGGTGAAGATTTTTTTGGTTCCGATAATACAGTGATGGTACATATTCGGCGCTTACGCGAAAAAATTGAGGTAGACCCTTCAAAGCCTGCCTTTATATTAACGGTTAAAGGGTTAGGTTATAAATTACATACCAAGGGGTGA
- a CDS encoding sensor histidine kinase — MKWKLTLRFLRSVMTIVVIVGIVNAILFLFLFFIQLKNNNFGTEEASAETFSRTFSQYVELQSGKPVVNEEGLKKLQEMSAWVQFLNEHGEQVSAFNTPEELQTEYTPIEIVQMYKYKELDASTTVFVSTAQNFSYFLGIQNPKIGRYVLTYDYAKIFKDVNVFLSIFLIVDVLIVIIIGFLFGKKLTAPLHTLIDGIQQLRERRFKKMPAPKGVYEDVFRNMNELSEKLDRHEEERKRLDQMREEWISNVSHDMKTPLASIQGYAEFINDSATDLTAQELQEYTAIIKSKSMYMKDLLDDLNLTTRLRNHQLSLQFEEVNLVQFLREITIELLNDPTFGERQIEFEADEVKAVHKVDKKLLKRAILNFIYNALVHNDENVVVKIRVETINPHNQITISDNGQGIPAKDLEQVFERYYRGTNTTSKHGTGLGMAIARDIIWAHEGKLDLASVENTGTTITILL; from the coding sequence TTGAAATGGAAATTAACACTCCGATTTTTAAGATCGGTTATGACTATTGTTGTAATCGTTGGTATCGTAAACGCTATTTTGTTCCTTTTCCTATTCTTTATACAGCTAAAGAATAATAATTTTGGCACTGAAGAAGCGTCTGCAGAAACCTTTAGCCGGACCTTTTCACAATATGTAGAACTACAATCTGGCAAACCTGTTGTAAACGAAGAAGGCCTCAAAAAACTACAAGAAATGAGCGCCTGGGTACAATTTCTGAATGAACATGGGGAGCAAGTATCAGCATTTAATACCCCTGAAGAGTTGCAAACAGAGTATACCCCGATTGAGATTGTACAAATGTATAAATATAAAGAATTAGATGCAAGCACGACAGTTTTTGTCAGCACAGCTCAAAATTTCAGCTACTTCTTAGGGATTCAAAATCCTAAAATAGGCCGCTACGTATTGACCTATGATTACGCTAAAATTTTCAAGGATGTTAATGTTTTTCTTTCCATTTTTTTAATCGTGGATGTGCTTATTGTAATTATCATTGGATTTCTATTTGGGAAAAAGTTAACTGCACCCCTTCATACCTTAATAGATGGTATTCAACAACTCAGGGAACGACGGTTTAAGAAAATGCCTGCTCCCAAAGGCGTTTATGAAGATGTTTTTCGTAATATGAATGAACTATCTGAAAAGCTTGATCGGCACGAAGAGGAACGTAAACGCCTAGATCAAATGCGTGAGGAATGGATTAGCAATGTTTCGCATGACATGAAAACACCACTGGCTTCTATTCAAGGTTATGCAGAATTTATAAATGACAGTGCCACAGATTTAACAGCCCAAGAATTACAGGAATACACAGCAATTATCAAGAGTAAATCGATGTATATGAAAGATTTGTTAGATGACCTCAATTTAACGACGCGTTTGCGTAATCACCAGCTATCCCTGCAATTTGAAGAGGTGAATCTCGTTCAGTTTCTACGAGAAATAACAATTGAACTTTTAAATGACCCAACCTTTGGTGAAAGGCAGATCGAATTTGAGGCAGATGAGGTTAAAGCAGTACATAAAGTGGATAAAAAATTACTAAAACGTGCAATCCTTAACTTTATCTACAATGCGCTGGTGCACAACGATGAAAATGTCGTGGTGAAGATTCGAGTGGAGACCATTAATCCGCATAACCAAATTACAATTTCGGATAATGGCCAGGGTATTCCGGCTAAAGATCTGGAACAGGTTTTCGAACGCTACTATCGGGGTACAAACACAACAAGCAAGCATGGAACTGGGTTAGGAATGGCCATCGCAAGAGACATTATTTGGGCTCATGAGGGGAAACTCGATTTGGCGAGCGTTGAAAATACCGGAACCACCATTACTATTCTTTTATAA
- a CDS encoding YxeA family protein codes for MKKFLITIGILFVIGVVGVFAIAKIDFNRVNAENYYLQITEDGEPHEYKLSDGSVMTSYSYTLEATNAKGNTITLEFNAQKNLRKGAYLKMYVKKGDQVSSYDEVRLEDIPLKAIKN; via the coding sequence ATGAAAAAATTTCTAATTACTATTGGTATTTTGTTTGTTATTGGAGTTGTAGGGGTCTTTGCTATAGCGAAGATTGATTTCAATCGCGTCAATGCCGAAAATTACTACTTACAAATCACAGAGGATGGGGAACCCCATGAATATAAACTGAGCGATGGTTCAGTCATGACCTCTTATTCTTATACACTAGAGGCTACAAATGCCAAAGGTAATACCATTACACTGGAATTTAATGCACAGAAAAACCTTCGTAAAGGCGCCTACTTGAAAATGTATGTAAAAAAAGGCGATCAAGTCTCCTCATATGATGAAGTGAGATTAGAGGATATTCCGTTAAAAGCAATAAAAAACTAA
- a CDS encoding ABC transporter permease has translation MTLFSLARKNIARNFSQYFLYIASMVFSIIIYFTFVTLKYSDTIAEQTASSQRLGSLMSGAAVILIFFVFIFIAYSNSFFMKKRKKEVALYALLGVRNRQIGFMLFFENLLLGLFSLVVGIVLGFLCSKGFKTILIHLMGYDVVAPFTFSAAAAMNTAIVFLVIFLVTSFQGYRLIYQFKLIDLFHASKKGEVAPKPSMIVAVLGVLLIVLGYWLAMQDLFTSKIWEKIGFLMTVLIILTTVIMGTFLLFHSVTGFVLAMIKKNEKWLWKGLHVITISQLLYRIRGNARTLTVIAVLSATTVTAGGAVYGLYYNTNDSAQTINPNTFMYQSTDAEMDKQVSAVLPDTKYDKNIEALSITFHTKELNSPSTFDSTDKREYTVIDEKTYNQLASVQHKEKLDVKDGYAVILDIGYDKRFSPIYTGKTITTGNGHPLTFQSFKTQSVLNAGTAGITVVVSEDQYKVLQNDGEVLHYRVLGVDDASVDLSKKIANQLPEEALFSSGPQDYQTSLEGVGSLLFIGSFLGLVFLAATGSIIYFKVLTEAEEDKSQYNMLHKMGVSAKEMRKSIASQVFVIFVVPLIVGLLHSVVALKAFSSLMMIDLAKPVLLWMIAYTVIYGLYYFLTVASYNRIITLNNRTEG, from the coding sequence ATGACGTTATTTAGTCTAGCAAGAAAAAATATAGCACGAAACTTCTCTCAATATTTCTTATACATTGCATCGATGGTGTTTAGTATCATCATTTACTTTACATTTGTGACCTTAAAATATAGCGATACGATAGCAGAACAGACAGCTTCATCCCAAAGACTTGGTTCACTAATGAGTGGAGCGGCAGTCATTCTTATCTTTTTCGTATTCATATTTATAGCTTATTCCAATTCGTTTTTTATGAAAAAACGTAAAAAAGAAGTCGCACTGTATGCGTTGCTAGGGGTACGTAATCGACAAATAGGTTTTATGCTCTTTTTTGAAAATCTCTTATTAGGATTATTCTCTTTAGTAGTTGGGATTGTACTTGGGTTCCTATGTTCTAAAGGATTTAAGACGATTCTGATTCATTTAATGGGTTATGACGTTGTAGCACCCTTTACATTTTCAGCGGCGGCAGCGATGAACACGGCTATCGTATTTCTAGTTATTTTCTTAGTGACATCGTTTCAGGGCTATCGCTTGATCTATCAATTTAAGCTGATTGATTTATTTCATGCTTCCAAAAAGGGAGAAGTGGCACCTAAACCATCTATGATAGTAGCTGTTCTTGGAGTGTTGCTCATTGTCTTGGGCTATTGGCTCGCGATGCAGGACCTTTTCACTTCTAAGATATGGGAAAAAATCGGATTTCTCATGACTGTATTAATTATTTTAACAACGGTTATTATGGGTACATTTTTATTGTTCCATAGTGTGACTGGCTTTGTGTTAGCAATGATTAAGAAGAATGAAAAGTGGCTGTGGAAAGGCCTTCATGTAATAACCATTTCGCAATTGCTTTATCGTATCCGTGGAAATGCACGTACATTAACTGTGATTGCTGTGTTAAGTGCTACGACAGTAACTGCCGGTGGAGCGGTGTATGGCCTTTATTACAATACGAATGACTCGGCGCAAACAATTAATCCGAATACCTTTATGTATCAATCAACAGATGCAGAAATGGATAAACAAGTGAGTGCTGTGTTACCAGATACAAAATACGATAAAAATATTGAAGCACTATCCATTACATTTCATACGAAAGAGTTAAACTCGCCATCAACGTTCGATAGCACTGATAAAAGAGAATATACAGTTATCGATGAAAAAACATACAACCAATTAGCAAGTGTACAGCATAAAGAAAAATTAGATGTAAAGGACGGCTACGCGGTTATTTTAGATATCGGATATGACAAAAGGTTCTCACCTATATATACAGGGAAAACGATAACAACAGGTAACGGCCATCCTCTCACATTCCAAAGCTTTAAAACGCAAAGCGTATTGAATGCAGGCACAGCAGGTATAACCGTGGTAGTCTCGGAGGATCAGTATAAAGTGTTGCAAAATGACGGGGAAGTGCTGCACTATCGTGTACTTGGGGTAGATGATGCGTCTGTGGATTTATCTAAAAAAATTGCAAACCAATTACCTGAAGAAGCGCTATTTTCAAGTGGTCCACAAGATTACCAAACAAGTTTGGAAGGCGTGGGTTCTCTACTGTTTATCGGAAGTTTCCTTGGGCTCGTATTTCTGGCTGCAACAGGCAGTATCATTTACTTTAAAGTTTTAACAGAGGCAGAAGAGGATAAATCACAGTACAATATGCTGCATAAAATGGGTGTCAGTGCAAAAGAAATGCGAAAATCCATTGCGTCACAGGTATTCGTTATCTTTGTTGTACCGCTTATAGTAGGGTTGTTGCATAGTGTAGTGGCTTTAAAAGCATTTTCTAGTCTAATGATGATAGATTTAGCAAAACCTGTGTTGCTCTGGATGATTGCTTATACCGTAATTTACGGGTTGTATTATTTCTTAACCGTAGCTTCTTACAATCGTATTATTACACTAAATAATAGAACAGAAGGATGA
- a CDS encoding ABC transporter ATP-binding protein: MEALLKVENIKKVYGKLSAAYTALENVSFDIQAGEFVGIMGPSGAGKSTLLNLLATIDSPTEGKIYMKNKSIHDMKEAALSDFRRENLGFIFQDYNLLDSLTVKENILLPLAIAKIPAKKINHLVTQISKVFGIEDLLTKYPYQISGGQKQRTAAARALVTEPALILADEPTGALDSKSATDLLESLSSLNENNNSTIMMVTHDAFAASFCRRIIFIKDGSFSTEIYRRDQTRKAFFQEILDVHSAIGGEVDDVI; this comes from the coding sequence ATGGAAGCATTATTAAAAGTAGAAAACATAAAAAAAGTGTACGGGAAGTTAAGCGCTGCTTACACAGCGTTAGAAAACGTGTCTTTTGACATTCAAGCAGGTGAGTTTGTAGGGATTATGGGACCTTCCGGCGCTGGAAAATCAACCTTGCTAAATTTGTTAGCAACCATTGATTCTCCAACTGAAGGGAAAATTTATATGAAGAACAAGAGTATTCATGATATGAAGGAAGCAGCTTTGTCAGACTTCCGACGTGAAAATCTCGGTTTCATCTTCCAAGATTACAATTTACTCGATTCCTTAACTGTAAAGGAGAACATATTGCTTCCTCTGGCGATTGCTAAAATTCCAGCGAAGAAAATCAATCACCTCGTGACTCAGATCTCCAAAGTATTTGGTATTGAAGATTTACTGACCAAATATCCGTACCAAATCTCTGGTGGTCAAAAGCAAAGAACCGCTGCGGCTAGAGCGCTTGTGACAGAGCCTGCGCTGATATTGGCTGATGAACCAACTGGCGCCCTTGACTCCAAATCAGCAACAGATTTATTGGAAAGCTTAAGTTCTTTAAATGAAAATAATAATTCGACCATTATGATGGTGACCCATGATGCCTTTGCCGCAAGCTTCTGCCGCCGGATTATTTTCATCAAGGATGGTTCATTTTCAACAGAAATCTATCGTCGTGATCAGACACGCAAAGCCTTCTTCCAAGAGATCTTAGATGTTCATTCGGCCATTGGGGGTGAGGTTGATGACGTTATTTAG
- a CDS encoding VanZ family protein → MSAYTQPIFVAAIFFVLLAFALFIPWLIYTYRKYNYLPFSTTLISFSFIFYFLAALFLVLLPLPEVRNTCSLQKPGTQHYSLMPFQFIVSTFGNSGIVLSQPSTYRLLFSQPSFYQAFFNFLLLLPFGVYLRYFFQEKKYWKKALAITFLLTLFYEVTQVTGIYGIYNCPYRIFDVDDLLLNTAGGVLGFFIAPAVLALFPSKKKINEKAERLLALDEVRGMSVLLAVIIDLLISNMVVKIVLSMTNVNMVSEFIASTITLFVTFFIIPWIWNGSTIGTKIMRYRYDSNISRGETNKRLFKRFGAIYAMYFITVIAKTLNNVELSMDSPFYKASIFLTLGAGLTSIILTIVLFIHVILVVFGEQKRRFYFDEASDLYTTRRK, encoded by the coding sequence ATGTCAGCATATACTCAGCCAATCTTTGTGGCTGCAATCTTTTTTGTTCTTTTAGCATTTGCTTTATTTATTCCATGGCTCATTTATACGTATAGAAAATACAATTACCTGCCATTTTCTACTACTTTAATTTCATTTTCGTTTATCTTTTACTTTCTAGCAGCGTTATTTTTAGTATTGTTACCGTTGCCAGAGGTACGCAACACTTGTTCTCTTCAAAAACCGGGTACACAGCATTATTCACTTATGCCATTTCAATTTATTGTGAGCACCTTTGGGAATAGTGGTATCGTGTTATCACAGCCTTCAACTTATAGACTGTTATTTAGCCAACCTTCATTCTATCAAGCATTTTTTAATTTCTTGCTATTATTACCTTTTGGTGTTTATTTGCGATATTTTTTTCAAGAGAAGAAATACTGGAAAAAAGCGCTAGCAATCACGTTCTTATTAACATTATTTTATGAGGTAACACAGGTAACCGGCATTTATGGGATTTATAATTGCCCTTATCGCATTTTTGATGTGGATGATTTATTGTTGAATACTGCCGGCGGGGTGCTGGGCTTCTTTATTGCTCCAGCTGTATTAGCGTTATTCCCATCAAAAAAGAAAATTAATGAGAAAGCAGAAAGATTATTAGCTCTTGATGAAGTAAGAGGGATGTCTGTGTTGTTGGCAGTTATTATTGATCTATTGATCAGCAACATGGTAGTTAAAATTGTGTTGAGTATGACCAACGTTAATATGGTTAGTGAATTTATTGCGAGTACAATTACGCTTTTTGTAACCTTCTTTATTATTCCATGGATTTGGAACGGATCGACAATCGGTACGAAAATAATGCGTTATCGCTATGACAGTAATATAAGTCGAGGGGAAACTAACAAGCGATTATTTAAACGTTTTGGTGCGATTTACGCGATGTACTTCATAACGGTCATTGCGAAAACCTTGAATAACGTGGAGCTATCAATGGACTCACCATTTTATAAGGCATCTATATTCTTAACACTAGGTGCTGGATTGACCTCTATCATTTTAACGATCGTGTTGTTCATCCATGTGATCTTAGTCGTGTTTGGCGAACAAAAACGCCGCTTTTACTTTGATGAAGCTTCTGATTTGTATACAACCAGAAGAAAATGA
- a CDS encoding DUF418 domain-containing protein, whose protein sequence is MNPSISQKERIISLDIIRGLALFGILLINVGAFKLIMEGDPLPDYSGINGIINSLIIIFVQKKFFSIFSFLFGVGLFIFASRAESRGDKPRWRMARRLLTLLLLGIVHVFIFWGTILPVYAVIGLFLIPFYHTTVSTLKKWLISVTSIYIISLTVKIFSPSLGTISSILDIFSNDAMLIFIMFLAGFSTAKSGWLTHIQKLSKPIRWIQMASFLVFVGFSLWIWNATQSGSSNVDSVTGLGSLPTTLFYLTTLFLLLENKQMVKFLTPISRVGQMAFTNYVAQSIIGTAIISIIGLEVVSPKDILYIAVLIYMIQIIFSTIWFKFFSMGPLEKVWRLMTYGTKHGAKR, encoded by the coding sequence ATGAATCCCTCCATTTCACAAAAAGAAAGAATTATTTCACTCGATATCATTCGCGGACTTGCTCTTTTTGGCATACTGCTTATAAATGTCGGGGCCTTTAAACTTATTATGGAAGGAGATCCCTTACCAGACTATAGCGGCATTAATGGAATCATCAATAGTTTGATAATCATCTTCGTACAGAAAAAGTTCTTTTCTATTTTTTCATTCCTATTTGGAGTAGGTCTATTCATCTTCGCCTCAAGAGCCGAAAGCCGGGGAGATAAACCAAGATGGCGTATGGCTAGACGATTACTTACCCTCTTACTGCTGGGAATCGTGCATGTGTTTATCTTTTGGGGAACCATTCTACCCGTATATGCCGTCATCGGATTGTTTCTGATCCCTTTTTATCACACAACGGTTTCTACACTTAAAAAGTGGCTTATTAGTGTGACATCCATATACATCATTTCCTTGACGGTAAAAATATTTTCACCATCGCTAGGGACAATCTCATCTATCCTTGATATTTTTTCTAATGACGCTATGCTAATCTTTATTATGTTTTTAGCTGGTTTTTCAACTGCAAAGTCAGGTTGGCTAACACATATACAAAAATTATCAAAACCAATTAGATGGATTCAAATGGCATCATTTCTTGTGTTCGTTGGTTTCTCATTATGGATTTGGAACGCTACTCAAAGCGGGAGCAGCAATGTGGATTCAGTTACGGGCTTAGGATCACTTCCAACCACTTTGTTTTACTTAACAACATTATTTCTACTATTAGAAAACAAACAAATGGTGAAATTCCTGACGCCTATATCCCGGGTGGGTCAAATGGCATTTACAAATTATGTAGCTCAAAGCATTATTGGGACGGCAATCATTTCGATTATAGGTCTCGAAGTCGTTTCACCAAAAGATATTCTCTACATCGCAGTTCTGATTTATATGATTCAAATCATTTTTAGCACCATCTGGTTCAAGTTCTTTTCCATGGGACCTTTAGAAAAGGTCTGGCGATTGATGACCTATGGAACAAAGCATGGAGCAAAAAGATAA
- a CDS encoding sugar O-acetyltransferase: MDMNDFMDFCKKGNPISGEDKELHELLTQCSYQAQKVTMELNSSYHSKEEIVEIFSELTGTEVDSSFMCFPPFYTDFGKNITIGKNVFFNTGCSFQDRGGIRIGDGTMIGMNVTIATLNHGLPLETRNVTYPSPVIIGKNVWIGSNATILPGVTIGDNSVIAAGAVVTKDVQENSVVAGVPAKELKKI; encoded by the coding sequence ATGGATATGAATGATTTTATGGATTTTTGTAAGAAAGGAAATCCAATTTCGGGTGAGGATAAAGAATTACATGAATTATTAACTCAATGCAGTTATCAAGCCCAAAAGGTCACGATGGAATTGAATTCATCCTATCATTCAAAAGAAGAAATAGTGGAGATTTTTAGTGAACTTACGGGCACTGAAGTTGATTCGTCTTTTATGTGTTTTCCGCCGTTTTATACAGACTTTGGAAAAAATATTACTATAGGAAAGAATGTGTTTTTCAACACAGGCTGTTCCTTCCAAGATCGAGGAGGAATCAGAATAGGGGACGGTACAATGATTGGTATGAATGTCACGATTGCTACACTTAATCATGGATTACCTTTAGAAACGAGAAATGTAACCTACCCCTCTCCAGTTATCATTGGAAAAAATGTATGGATTGGGTCAAACGCAACCATACTGCCCGGGGTGACGATTGGAGATAACTCTGTTATTGCGGCAGGAGCAGTTGTCACTAAAGATGTTCAAGAGAATTCTGTCGTTGCAGGAGTACCAGCAAAAGAGCTCAAAAAAATTTAA
- a CDS encoding SDR family oxidoreductase → MIIIMGASSGIGEATAKVLAKSDAKLLLAARRLDRLEAIKEEFPKSNILIQQADVTNYDDVNKVARLALDTYGSIDVLYNNAGIMPTAPIVEGRREEWKQMIDINIMGVLNGIAAVLPIMEKQKSGHIIATDSVAGHVVYPNSAVNCGT, encoded by the coding sequence GTGATTATTATTATGGGCGCATCAAGTGGAATCGGTGAAGCAACTGCAAAGGTACTTGCAAAAAGTGATGCGAAGTTGCTCTTAGCTGCACGCCGCTTGGATCGTCTCGAAGCTATTAAAGAAGAATTTCCTAAATCAAATATTCTCATTCAACAAGCGGATGTGACAAACTATGATGATGTGAACAAGGTCGCTAGACTCGCATTAGACACATATGGCAGTATCGATGTTCTCTATAACAATGCGGGTATAATGCCAACAGCACCAATCGTGGAAGGGCGTCGTGAAGAGTGGAAGCAAATGATTGATATCAATATCATGGGTGTTTTGAACGGAATCGCTGCGGTGTTGCCAATTATGGAAAAACAAAAATCAGGGCATATTATTGCAACAGATTCTGTGGCAGGACATGTAGTATACCCTAATTCAGCCGTGAACTGTGGAACATAG